Proteins encoded in a region of the Pieris brassicae chromosome 3, ilPieBrab1.1, whole genome shotgun sequence genome:
- the LOC123707622 gene encoding nuclear transcription factor Y subunit gamma isoform X1 — MSVCFLVPTDQEGNAPEIEEIEGEIEESPTVHIHTTLNNYWAKVNEDIKKITADDFKTQSLPLARIKKIMKLDEEVKMISAEAPILFAKACEIFIHELTLRAWSHTEDNKRRTLQRNDIAMAISRSDQFDFLIDIVPRQEIKFNRVREETRVNAPADPINVPVQHTSPVASTQVVTQPCTQIVQPSSSTTSASSSNQAVTLLQQVVNSSGEVQHVPLILSQAQLTMIRMQMQNNPNAPIILQAQSQSQQQEPQPIQLMLSQAQLNMIRMQMQNNPNASISIQAQQQSQQQTPQIIQVSSQGAHAPHQIFLAHVSGQEES; from the exons ATGTCGGTGTGCTTCCTTGTGCCTAC GGATCAAGAGGGTAATGCTCCTGAAATAGAAGAAATTGAAGGAGAGATTGAAGAGTCTCCAACAGTTCATATCCATACAACACTTAATAATTACTGGGCTAAAGTTAATGAggatataaagaaaataactgCT GATGACTTTAAAACACAATCACTACCCCTAGCCcggataaaaaaaataatgaaactggATGAGGAAGTAAAAATGATATCTGCAGAAGCCCCAATATTATTTGCAAAAGCCTGTGAGATATTCATACATGAGTTGACCTTACGGGCCTGGTCACATACTGAAGACAATAAGAGGAGGACCTTGCAG cgGAACGATATAGCAATGGCAATATCTCGTTCAGACCAATTTGATTTCTTAATCGACATAGTTCCAAGGCaagagataaaatttaaccGTGTCAGAGAGGAAACCCGAGTGAATGCACCGGCAGATCCTATAAat GTCCCAGTGCAACACACATCTCCAGTTGCGAGTACACAAGTTGTGACACAACCCTGCACACAAATCGTTCAG cCGTCATCGAGTACGACGTCAGCGAGCAGCAGCAATCAAGCTGTCACATTGTTACAACAAGTCGTGAACTCGTCTGGAGAAGTTCAACATGTTCCT CTTATCCTGTCACAAGCCCAACTGACCATGATCCGCATGCAGATGCAGAACAATCCAAACGCGCCCATCATCCTCCAGGCCCAGTCGCAGTCCCAACAGCAAGAGCCACAGCCCATTCAG CTAATGCTGTCACAAGCCCAGCTGAACATGATCCGTATGCAGATGCAGAACAATCCAAACGCGTCCATCAGCATACAGGCTCAACAACAGTCCCAACAGCAGACGCCACAGATTATTCAG GTATCATCGCAAGGTGCGCACGCGCCGCACCAAATCTTTCTGGCACATGTGTCGGGACAGGAAGAGTCCTAG
- the LOC123707622 gene encoding nuclear transcription factor Y subunit gamma isoform X2, translating into MSLRDQEGNAPEIEEIEGEIEESPTVHIHTTLNNYWAKVNEDIKKITADDFKTQSLPLARIKKIMKLDEEVKMISAEAPILFAKACEIFIHELTLRAWSHTEDNKRRTLQRNDIAMAISRSDQFDFLIDIVPRQEIKFNRVREETRVNAPADPINVPVQHTSPVASTQVVTQPCTQIVQPSSSTTSASSSNQAVTLLQQVVNSSGEVQHVPLILSQAQLTMIRMQMQNNPNAPIILQAQSQSQQQEPQPIQLMLSQAQLNMIRMQMQNNPNASISIQAQQQSQQQTPQIIQVSSQGAHAPHQIFLAHVSGQEES; encoded by the exons ATGTCGTTGAG GGATCAAGAGGGTAATGCTCCTGAAATAGAAGAAATTGAAGGAGAGATTGAAGAGTCTCCAACAGTTCATATCCATACAACACTTAATAATTACTGGGCTAAAGTTAATGAggatataaagaaaataactgCT GATGACTTTAAAACACAATCACTACCCCTAGCCcggataaaaaaaataatgaaactggATGAGGAAGTAAAAATGATATCTGCAGAAGCCCCAATATTATTTGCAAAAGCCTGTGAGATATTCATACATGAGTTGACCTTACGGGCCTGGTCACATACTGAAGACAATAAGAGGAGGACCTTGCAG cgGAACGATATAGCAATGGCAATATCTCGTTCAGACCAATTTGATTTCTTAATCGACATAGTTCCAAGGCaagagataaaatttaaccGTGTCAGAGAGGAAACCCGAGTGAATGCACCGGCAGATCCTATAAat GTCCCAGTGCAACACACATCTCCAGTTGCGAGTACACAAGTTGTGACACAACCCTGCACACAAATCGTTCAG cCGTCATCGAGTACGACGTCAGCGAGCAGCAGCAATCAAGCTGTCACATTGTTACAACAAGTCGTGAACTCGTCTGGAGAAGTTCAACATGTTCCT CTTATCCTGTCACAAGCCCAACTGACCATGATCCGCATGCAGATGCAGAACAATCCAAACGCGCCCATCATCCTCCAGGCCCAGTCGCAGTCCCAACAGCAAGAGCCACAGCCCATTCAG CTAATGCTGTCACAAGCCCAGCTGAACATGATCCGTATGCAGATGCAGAACAATCCAAACGCGTCCATCAGCATACAGGCTCAACAACAGTCCCAACAGCAGACGCCACAGATTATTCAG GTATCATCGCAAGGTGCGCACGCGCCGCACCAAATCTTTCTGGCACATGTGTCGGGACAGGAAGAGTCCTAG